One window from the genome of Acuticoccus sediminis encodes:
- the yihA gene encoding ribosome biogenesis GTP-binding protein YihA/YsxC — translation MEAGRVLFAGDWVFTRACHSIKHLPASGPVEVAFAGRSNVGKSSLLNALVGQKQLARSSNTPGRTRALNLFARSDGVGPVVVDMPGYGYAKAPKAEVAAWTALVFDYLRGRPNLARVYLLIDARHGPKPVDIEAMGVMDEAAISYQAVLTKCDKAGSASAASIKATEDALRRRPAAHPEVLLTSSAKGDGIAELRAAIATLAAERG, via the coding sequence CTGGAAGCCGGTCGCGTCCTCTTCGCCGGGGACTGGGTGTTTACCCGCGCCTGCCACTCCATCAAGCATCTGCCGGCGTCCGGCCCGGTGGAAGTCGCCTTCGCCGGCCGCTCCAACGTCGGCAAGTCCTCCCTCCTCAACGCGCTGGTCGGGCAGAAGCAGCTCGCCCGCTCGTCCAACACGCCCGGCCGCACCCGCGCGCTCAACCTCTTCGCGCGGTCCGACGGTGTCGGGCCCGTGGTCGTCGACATGCCGGGCTACGGCTACGCCAAGGCCCCCAAGGCCGAGGTCGCGGCCTGGACCGCGCTCGTCTTCGACTACCTGCGCGGCCGACCGAACCTTGCCCGCGTCTACCTCCTCATCGACGCCCGCCACGGCCCCAAGCCGGTGGACATCGAGGCGATGGGGGTGATGGACGAGGCCGCCATCTCCTACCAGGCGGTGCTGACGAAGTGCGACAAGGCGGGTTCCGCCAGTGCCGCGTCGATCAAGGCCACGGAAGACGCCCTGCGCCGCCGCCCGGCCGCGCACCCCGAGGTGCTGCTGACCTCCTCGGCCAAGGGCGACGGCATCGCGGAGCTGCGCGCCGCCATCGCGACGCTCGCCGCCGAGCGCGGCTGA
- the yidC gene encoding membrane protein insertase YidC, producing the protein MGENRNMFLAIGLSLAVIVLWQFFFIQPQMEAQRQAEQEQQIVAQQTDQATDNAGTTAPGSDIPSAPRADGADVPQAQTPGGDTTTADAPRVPIATPSVDGSINLAGGRLDDLKLRNYHVTPDPSSDEVVLLAPAGTAQPYFVETGWVPASGQDIAVPTSASVWSLVTGEKLTTDTPVTIEWDNGAGVVFRRNISVDDHYMFTIEQTVQNNTDQPIALHPYSRVRREGDIPTLGYFILHEGFIGVLGEEGLVQEKYKAVSEEGTQNLARSDSGWLGITDKYWATTVIPDPGTTFNPRFLYRSLNGTPAYQADYLADAVTVAPGEATAITNRVFAGAKKTRLIQSYEESLGIDRFNLLIDWGWFYFITKPMFYLLDWIQSVVGNFGVAILITTVLVKLLFFPLAQRAYTSMAKMKALQPKIKDMQERYKDDRVKQQQAMMELYKKEKVNPLAGCIPIVIQIPVFFSLYKVIFVSIEMRHAPFFGWINDLSAPDPTTVFNLFGLLPYDPMMIPMVGSFLHIGVWPLIMGCTMWLQMKMNPTPPDPTQAMIFNIMPIFFTFLLASFPAGLVIYWAWNNSLSVLQQYVIMRRHGVKVELWGNIASIFRRGQKKKSAT; encoded by the coding sequence ATGGGCGAAAATCGCAACATGTTCCTCGCCATCGGCCTGTCGCTGGCGGTGATCGTCTTGTGGCAGTTCTTCTTCATCCAGCCGCAGATGGAGGCTCAGCGTCAGGCCGAGCAGGAACAGCAGATCGTCGCCCAGCAGACCGACCAGGCCACCGACAATGCCGGTACCACCGCGCCCGGCAGCGACATTCCGTCCGCCCCGCGCGCCGACGGTGCCGACGTCCCGCAGGCGCAGACGCCCGGCGGCGACACCACCACGGCCGACGCGCCGCGCGTGCCGATCGCGACGCCCAGCGTCGACGGCTCGATCAACCTCGCGGGCGGCCGCCTCGACGACCTGAAGCTGCGCAACTACCACGTCACGCCGGACCCCTCGTCCGACGAGGTGGTGCTGCTGGCCCCCGCCGGCACCGCGCAGCCCTATTTCGTCGAGACCGGCTGGGTCCCCGCCTCGGGCCAGGACATCGCCGTCCCGACCTCCGCGTCCGTGTGGAGCCTCGTCACCGGCGAGAAGCTGACCACCGACACGCCGGTCACCATCGAATGGGACAACGGCGCGGGCGTCGTCTTCCGCCGCAACATCTCGGTCGACGACCACTACATGTTCACGATCGAGCAGACGGTGCAGAACAACACCGATCAGCCGATCGCCCTTCACCCCTACAGCCGCGTGCGGCGTGAGGGCGACATTCCGACGCTGGGCTACTTCATCCTGCACGAGGGCTTCATCGGCGTCCTCGGCGAGGAGGGCCTCGTCCAGGAGAAGTACAAGGCCGTTTCGGAGGAGGGGACGCAGAACCTCGCCCGCTCCGACTCCGGCTGGCTCGGCATCACCGACAAGTACTGGGCGACGACCGTCATCCCGGACCCGGGCACGACGTTCAACCCGCGCTTCCTCTACCGTTCGCTGAACGGCACGCCGGCCTACCAGGCCGACTACCTCGCCGACGCCGTGACCGTCGCGCCGGGCGAGGCGACCGCCATCACGAACCGCGTGTTCGCCGGCGCGAAGAAGACCCGCCTCATCCAGTCCTACGAGGAATCCCTCGGCATCGATCGCTTCAACCTGCTGATCGACTGGGGCTGGTTCTACTTCATCACCAAGCCGATGTTCTATCTGCTGGACTGGATCCAGAGCGTCGTCGGCAACTTCGGCGTCGCGATCCTGATCACGACGGTTCTCGTCAAGCTCCTGTTCTTCCCGCTGGCCCAGCGCGCCTACACCTCCATGGCGAAGATGAAGGCCCTGCAGCCGAAGATCAAAGACATGCAGGAGCGGTACAAAGACGACCGCGTGAAGCAGCAACAGGCGATGATGGAGCTGTACAAGAAGGAGAAGGTGAACCCGCTCGCCGGGTGTATCCCGATCGTCATCCAGATCCCCGTCTTCTTCTCGCTCTACAAGGTCATCTTCGTCTCCATCGAGATGCGGCACGCGCCCTTCTTCGGCTGGATCAACGACCTCAGCGCACCGGATCCGACGACGGTCTTCAACCTCTTCGGCCTGCTGCCCTACGACCCGATGATGATCCCGATGGTCGGCAGCTTCCTGCACATCGGCGTCTGGCCGCTCATCATGGGCTGCACGATGTGGCTGCAGATGAAGATGAACCCGACGCCGCCGGACCCGACCCAGGCCATGATCTTCAACATCATGCCGATCTTCTTCACCTTCCTCCTCGCCTCCTTCCCGGCGGGTCTGGTGATCTACTGGGCGTGGAACAACTCGCTCTCGGTGCTGCAGCAGTACGTGATCATGCGGCGCCACGGGGTGAAGGTGGAGCTGTGGGGCAACATCGCGTCGATCTTCCGGCGCGGCCAGAAGAAGAAGAGCGCCACCTGA
- the rnpA gene encoding ribonuclease P protein component, which produces MSNPARLKRRSEFKAVAKGVRVHKPGFTLQARRRDEANEAVSGPRVGFTVTKKVGNAVVRNRIKRRLRAIASEIHDEFDSATDYVIVARREALGEPFADLGEELRQALGAAGAKLDRPEVRKRA; this is translated from the coding sequence CTGAGCAATCCGGCGAGACTGAAGCGACGGTCCGAGTTCAAGGCCGTCGCAAAAGGCGTTCGAGTTCATAAACCCGGTTTTACACTGCAGGCGCGTCGACGTGACGAGGCAAATGAGGCAGTGTCCGGGCCGCGGGTCGGCTTCACGGTTACGAAGAAAGTCGGCAATGCGGTGGTGCGCAACCGTATCAAGCGGCGGCTGCGCGCAATTGCGTCCGAAATTCATGATGAATTCGACAGCGCCACCGACTATGTGATCGTGGCACGCCGGGAGGCACTCGGCGAGCCGTTCGCCGACCTCGGCGAAGAGCTCAGACAGGCGCTCGGCGCAGCGGGCGCGAAACTCGACCGACCAGAGGTCCGAAAGAGAGCGTAA
- the rpmH gene encoding 50S ribosomal protein L34 — MTKRTYQPSKLVRKRRHGFRARMATKGGRSVINARRAKGRKKLSA; from the coding sequence ATGACCAAACGCACCTATCAACCCTCCAAGCTCGTCCGCAAGCGTCGGCACGGTTTCCGGGCTCGTATGGCCACCAAGGGTGGTCGCTCGGTGATCAACGCGCGCCGCGCGAAGGGCCGCAAGAAGCTGTCCGCCTGA
- a CDS encoding TVP38/TMEM64 family protein, whose translation MAAFYAAGLNDYISLDAIIRNNERLREALEDNLAATVAAYLGIYALAVAVSFPGASLITIVGGFLFGAVLGTALTVVAATAGATVIFLAAKSSLGGVLRERAGRFAQRFTEGFNENAFNYLLFLRLVPLFPFWLVNVAPAIFDVPLRVYVIATAVGIIPGTFAYTLVGDSLGGLIAAQERANPGCADAGTCQIELGALLTPGVIAAIVALSVAALIPVALKRWRKAKGAAR comes from the coding sequence ATGGCGGCGTTCTACGCGGCGGGCCTCAACGACTACATTTCGCTCGATGCCATCATCCGCAACAACGAGCGGCTGCGGGAGGCGCTGGAGGACAATCTCGCCGCCACCGTCGCCGCCTACCTCGGCATCTACGCGCTCGCCGTGGCGGTGTCGTTTCCGGGGGCGAGCCTCATCACCATCGTCGGCGGCTTCCTCTTCGGCGCCGTCCTCGGCACGGCGCTGACGGTGGTCGCGGCCACCGCGGGCGCGACCGTCATCTTCCTCGCCGCAAAGAGCTCGCTCGGCGGCGTCCTGCGCGAGCGGGCCGGACGGTTCGCGCAGCGCTTCACCGAAGGCTTCAACGAGAACGCCTTCAACTACCTTCTCTTCCTGCGCCTCGTCCCGCTCTTTCCCTTCTGGCTCGTCAATGTCGCGCCGGCGATCTTCGACGTGCCGCTGCGCGTCTACGTCATCGCCACCGCCGTCGGGATCATTCCGGGGACCTTCGCCTACACGCTGGTGGGCGACAGCCTCGGCGGGCTGATCGCAGCGCAGGAGCGGGCCAACCCCGGCTGCGCCGACGCGGGGACGTGCCAGATCGAGCTCGGCGCCCTCCTCACGCCCGGCGTCATCGCCGCGATCGTCGCGCTGTCGGTCGCGGCGCTGATCCCGGTGGCGCTGAAGCGCTGGCGCAAGGCGAAGGGGGCGGCCCGTTGA
- a CDS encoding dihydrolipoyl dehydrogenase family protein yields MSETPYDIAVIGAGSAGLTVAAAAATFGQSVVLIERGKMGGDCLNYGCVPSKALIAAARHAHAARAGAGLGVHAAPSVDYGAVHRHVHDVIDGIAPHDSVERFEGLGVTVIQASARFTGPDVLEAGGRTIRARRFVVATGSSPVVPPIEGLAECDPLTNETLFDLTALPARLAIIGGGPIGCEMAQAIHRLGAAVTVVEGATILSKEDPEAADVVRRAMTAEGVNLIEGATVARCTRSGDEKTLHLSDGRAVTAEAILVAVGRRPNLDLGLDAAGVAATAKGITVDRRMRTSNKRIYAIGDVTGGLQFTHVAGHQASLAVKSIVFRMPVTYDPALMPRCTYTSPELAQVGLTEAEARAADPKAEAWVAPLSGNDRARADAATEGFVKLVLSGRGKLLGATVVAPTAGDIVATYALALAAKVSPATIASFTPAYPTLSEAGKRAATLYFGKKLDKKWVRSLLAFLKRV; encoded by the coding sequence TTGAGCGAGACACCCTACGACATCGCCGTCATCGGCGCCGGCTCCGCCGGGCTCACGGTGGCCGCCGCCGCGGCGACCTTCGGACAGAGCGTCGTCCTCATCGAGCGCGGCAAGATGGGCGGGGACTGCCTCAACTACGGCTGCGTGCCCTCCAAGGCGCTGATCGCCGCGGCGCGGCACGCCCACGCCGCCCGCGCCGGTGCGGGCCTCGGCGTCCACGCCGCCCCGTCGGTGGACTACGGCGCCGTGCACCGGCATGTCCATGACGTCATCGACGGCATCGCGCCGCACGATTCGGTGGAGCGGTTCGAGGGGCTCGGCGTGACCGTGATCCAGGCGAGCGCGCGGTTCACGGGGCCGGACGTGCTCGAGGCGGGCGGACGGACGATCCGGGCGCGACGATTCGTCGTCGCCACCGGCTCCAGCCCCGTCGTGCCCCCCATCGAGGGCCTCGCCGAGTGCGATCCCCTCACCAACGAGACGCTGTTCGACCTCACCGCCCTCCCCGCGCGCCTCGCCATCATCGGCGGCGGACCGATCGGCTGCGAGATGGCGCAGGCGATCCACCGCCTCGGCGCCGCGGTGACGGTGGTGGAAGGCGCCACCATCCTCTCGAAGGAGGACCCGGAGGCCGCCGACGTCGTGCGCCGCGCGATGACCGCCGAGGGGGTGAACCTGATAGAGGGAGCGACGGTCGCCCGCTGCACCCGCTCGGGCGACGAGAAGACGCTGCACCTGTCGGACGGACGCGCCGTCACCGCCGAGGCCATCCTGGTCGCCGTCGGCCGCCGCCCCAACCTCGACCTCGGCCTCGACGCGGCGGGCGTCGCGGCGACGGCGAAGGGGATCACCGTCGACAGGCGGATGCGCACCTCCAACAAGCGCATCTATGCCATCGGCGACGTCACCGGCGGGCTGCAGTTCACCCACGTCGCCGGCCACCAGGCGAGCCTCGCGGTGAAGTCGATCGTCTTCCGCATGCCGGTCACGTACGACCCGGCGCTGATGCCCCGCTGCACCTACACGAGCCCCGAGCTCGCCCAGGTCGGCCTGACCGAGGCGGAGGCCCGCGCCGCCGACCCGAAGGCCGAGGCCTGGGTCGCCCCCCTCTCCGGCAACGACCGCGCGCGCGCCGACGCGGCGACCGAGGGCTTCGTGAAGCTCGTCCTCAGCGGGCGCGGCAAGCTCCTCGGCGCGACCGTCGTCGCCCCGACGGCGGGCGACATCGTCGCCACCTACGCCCTCGCCCTCGCCGCAAAGGTGTCGCCGGCGACGATCGCCTCGTTCACCCCCGCCTACCCGACCCTCTCCGAAGCCGGCAAACGGGCCGCGACACTTTATTTCGGCAAAAAGCTCGATAAGAAGTGGGTCCGGTCCCTACTCGCCTTTCTGAAGCGCGTGTGA
- a CDS encoding sensor histidine kinase, with protein sequence MAMMMTKTERVPARASLGTKLLVLTIVFVMVSEIFIFVPSIANYRNNWLRDAHRNASVAAAIIAETPNVPEGLKLRLLTATNTIAISHREGNRRRLLAMAMPPTSVDRHIELGNETIFQSIVSAFDTLFAPNGRIIRVTAMPDGLDEEVDIILEETPLRQAMLAYSWNILALSLVISIVTAILVYMSLRWLFVRPVRRLADAMIDFATDPEDTSRTIIPSGRTDELGEAERSLAAMQHQLCDTMIERRRLAELGMAVSKINHDLRNLLASAQLFSDRLAMVQDPTVQRFVPKLVRALDRAVGYTSGVLAYGRAGEAPPSRRLVDLHHLAADVGEILGLDTHPNIDFRIIIEHEIEVDADPDQLYRVLMNLCRNAMEALESSDHDSVVRRLAIAAERSGSVVRIVVSDTGPGIPAKVKQSLFQPFKGNGRRGGTGLGLAISAELVRAHGGSLTLIDAPTGASFEIIIPDRPIDLSVRRAAIA encoded by the coding sequence ATGGCCATGATGATGACGAAAACGGAGCGTGTCCCGGCACGCGCATCGTTGGGGACGAAACTTCTCGTCCTGACGATCGTGTTCGTCATGGTGTCGGAAATCTTCATCTTCGTTCCGTCGATCGCCAACTACCGCAACAACTGGCTGCGCGATGCGCACCGCAACGCCTCCGTCGCGGCCGCGATCATCGCCGAGACGCCGAACGTCCCCGAAGGCCTCAAGCTGCGCCTTCTGACCGCGACCAACACCATCGCGATCTCCCACCGCGAGGGGAATCGGCGCCGCCTCCTCGCGATGGCGATGCCGCCCACCAGCGTCGACCGGCACATCGAGCTCGGCAACGAGACGATCTTCCAGTCCATCGTCTCCGCATTCGACACGCTGTTCGCCCCCAACGGACGCATCATCCGCGTCACCGCGATGCCGGACGGCCTCGACGAGGAGGTCGACATCATCCTGGAGGAGACGCCGCTGCGGCAGGCGATGCTCGCCTACTCCTGGAACATCCTCGCCCTGTCGCTCGTCATCTCCATCGTCACGGCGATCCTCGTCTACATGTCGCTGCGCTGGCTCTTCGTGCGGCCGGTCCGCCGCCTCGCCGACGCGATGATCGACTTCGCCACCGACCCCGAGGACACGAGCCGCACCATCATCCCCTCCGGCCGCACCGACGAGCTGGGCGAGGCCGAGCGGAGCCTCGCCGCCATGCAGCACCAGCTCTGCGACACGATGATCGAGCGGCGCCGCCTCGCCGAGCTCGGCATGGCGGTCTCCAAGATCAACCACGACCTCAGGAACCTCCTCGCCTCGGCGCAGCTCTTCTCCGACCGCCTCGCGATGGTGCAGGACCCGACCGTGCAGCGGTTCGTCCCCAAGCTGGTGCGCGCGCTCGACCGTGCCGTCGGCTACACCTCCGGCGTGCTCGCCTACGGGCGCGCGGGCGAGGCGCCGCCGAGCCGCCGTCTCGTCGACCTCCACCATCTCGCCGCCGACGTCGGCGAGATCCTCGGCCTCGACACGCACCCCAACATCGACTTCCGCATCATCATCGAGCATGAGATCGAGGTCGACGCGGACCCGGACCAGCTCTACCGCGTCCTCATGAACCTGTGCCGCAACGCCATGGAGGCGCTGGAGTCGAGCGACCACGACAGCGTGGTGCGCCGCCTCGCCATCGCCGCCGAGCGGTCGGGATCGGTCGTTCGCATCGTCGTCTCCGACACGGGGCCCGGGATTCCCGCCAAGGTGAAGCAGAGCCTCTTCCAGCCGTTCAAGGGCAACGGGCGCCGGGGCGGCACCGGGCTCGGCCTCGCCATCTCCGCCGAGCTCGTGCGCGCCCACGGCGGCAGCCTGACGCTGATCGACGCGCCCACCGGCGCGAGCTTCGAGATCATCATCCCCGACCGGCCCATCGACCTCTCGGTCCGCCGCGCCGCGATCGCCTGA
- a CDS encoding GNAT family N-acetyltransferase, translated as MPPEITFVRLPDVPAGEIIAHMSDPRVARHMPLLDFAWDEARLAGFVAAKEACWTRDGLGHWGILAGGAYVGWGGFQREGDEWDYGLVLRPDRFGLGLPVTRKALAIARSDARIPYVTFLLPPSRRHLGALRRIGAAPVGTVEHAGARFLKFRLDTR; from the coding sequence GTGCCGCCCGAGATCACCTTCGTCCGCCTGCCGGACGTGCCGGCCGGCGAGATCATCGCCCACATGTCCGACCCGCGCGTCGCACGGCACATGCCGCTCCTCGACTTCGCCTGGGACGAGGCCCGGCTCGCCGGGTTCGTCGCCGCGAAGGAAGCGTGCTGGACGCGCGACGGGCTCGGCCACTGGGGGATTCTCGCCGGCGGCGCCTATGTCGGCTGGGGTGGCTTCCAGAGGGAGGGCGACGAGTGGGACTACGGGCTCGTCCTCCGGCCGGACCGCTTCGGACTCGGCCTTCCGGTCACCCGGAAGGCCCTCGCAATCGCCAGGTCCGACGCCAGGATCCCTTACGTGACCTTCCTCCTCCCCCCGTCGCGCAGGCACCTCGGCGCGCTTAGGCGGATCGGTGCCGCGCCGGTCGGGACGGTCGAGCACGCCGGCGCCCGGTTCCTGAAATTCCGCCTCGACACCCGCTGA
- a CDS encoding 50S ribosomal protein L25/general stress protein Ctc, producing MAAGFELKAEVRERTGKGAARALRRTDMIPAVIYGNNEPPVAIAIPWKPTSMALYAGGFKTHVWTLDVGGKKVQVLARDYQRDPVRERLLHVDFLRVTARSRVTVDVPVAIVGEDECPGLTQQDGVLNLVHHTLTVEAGATAIPEHIEVSIAGLEIGAHVMSDQVTLPSGVNFTTDEPFPIATITAPVAEPVEEEETEEGAEGEAEGADESAEGGEGAAESDSE from the coding sequence ATGGCCGCAGGCTTCGAGCTGAAGGCCGAAGTGCGCGAACGGACGGGCAAGGGGGCCGCGCGCGCACTGAGGCGAACCGATATGATTCCCGCCGTGATCTACGGCAACAACGAACCGCCGGTCGCGATCGCGATCCCGTGGAAGCCCACCTCGATGGCGCTCTACGCAGGCGGCTTCAAGACCCACGTCTGGACGCTCGACGTCGGCGGCAAGAAGGTCCAGGTCCTGGCCCGCGACTACCAGCGCGACCCGGTCCGCGAGCGCCTGCTCCACGTCGACTTCCTGCGCGTCACCGCCCGCTCGCGCGTCACCGTGGACGTTCCGGTCGCCATCGTCGGCGAGGACGAGTGCCCCGGCCTCACCCAGCAGGACGGCGTCCTCAACCTCGTCCACCACACCCTGACCGTCGAAGCCGGCGCCACCGCGATTCCCGAGCACATCGAAGTCTCGATCGCCGGGCTCGAGATCGGCGCGCACGTCATGTCCGACCAGGTCACCCTGCCGTCCGGCGTGAACTTCACCACCGACGAGCCGTTCCCGATCGCCACCATCACCGCGCCGGTCGCCGAGCCGGTCGAGGAGGAGGAGACGGAAGAGGGTGCCGAGGGTGAAGCCGAAGGCGCCGACGAGTCCGCCGAGGGTGGCGAAGGCGCCGCCGAGAGCGACAGCGAGTAA